One window from the genome of Drosophila albomicans strain 15112-1751.03 chromosome 2L, ASM965048v2, whole genome shotgun sequence encodes:
- the LOC117564246 gene encoding acetylcholine receptor subunit alpha-type acr-16 isoform X5 gives MDSSSSCTLFVVLIFLVIIKESCQGPHEKRLLNHLLSTYNTLERPVANESEPLEVKFGLTLQQIIDVDEKNQLLITNLWLSLEWNDYNLRWNETEYGGVKDLRITPNKLWKPDVLMYNSADEGFDGTYHTNIVVKHNGSCLYVPPGIFKSTCKIDITWFPFDDQHCEMKFGSWTYDGNQLDLVLNSEDGGDLSDFITNGEWYLLAMPGKKNTIVYQCCPEPYVDITFTIQIRRRTLYYFFNLIVPCVLISSMALLGFTLPPDSGEKLTLGVTILLSLTVFLNLVAETLPQVSDAIPLLGTYFNCIMFMVASSVVLTVVVLNYHHRTADIHEMPPWIKSVFLQWLPWILRMGRPGRKITRKSILLSNRMKELELKERSSKSLLANVLDIDDDFRHTISGSQTAIGSSASFGRPTTVEEHHTAIGCNHKDLHLILKELQFITARMRKADDEAELISDWKFAAMVVDRFCLIVFTLFTIIATVTVLLSAPHIIVQ, from the exons AAAGCTGTCAGGGACCACACGAGAAGCGCTTACTGAATCACCTGCTCTCCACATACAACACACTGGAGCGACCCGTTGCGAACGAATCGGAGCCACTGGAGGTTAAATTTGGACTGACACTGCAGCAAATCATCGATGTG GACGAGAAAAATCAACTACTTATAACGAATCTTTGGCTTTCGTTG GAATGGAACGACTACAATCTGCGCTGGAATGAAACAGAATATGGCGGCGTCAAGGATCTCCGCATCACGCCCAACAAACTGTGGAAGCCCGATGTGCTCATGTACAATAG CGCGGATGAGGGATTCGATGGCACGTATCACACCAACATTGTGGTCAAACATAACGGCAGTTGTCTGTACGTGCCCCCTGGTATCTTCAAGAGCACATGCAAGATAGACATCACGTGGTTCCCATTTGATGACCAACATTGCGAAATGAAATTCGGTAGTTGGACTTACGATGGAAATCAG TTGGATTTGGTTTTGAATTCCGAAGATGGAGGGGATCTTTCCGATTTCATAACAAATGGCGAGTGGTACTTGCTTG CCATGCCCGGAAAGAAGAATACCATAGTCTACCAGTGCTGCCCAGAACCATATGTCGATATCACCTTTACTATACAAATTCGCCGACgtactttatattattttttcaatttaattgtgcCATGCGTGCTAATCTCATCGATGGCCCTCCTGGGCTTCACATTGCCACCCGACTCGGGCGAAAAATTAACGCTGG GAGTTACAATTCTTCTATCGCTCACAGTGTTTCTCAACCTTGTAGCTGAGACATTGCCCCAAGTATCTGATGCAATCCCCTTGTTAG GTACATATTTCAACTGCATCATGTTCATGGTTGCATCGTCTGTGGTGCTAACGGTTGTGGTGCTCAACTATCATCATCGCACAGCGGATATTCACGAGATGCCACCGTGG ATCAAATCCGTTTTCCTACAATGGCTGCCCTGGATACTGCGCATGGGTCGGCCTGGTCGCAAGATCACGCgcaaatcaatattattaagcAATCGCATGAAAGAGCTGGAATTGAAGGAACGTTCTTCCAAATCCTTACTAGCCAATGTGCTCGATATCGATGATGATTTTCGTCATACAATATCAGGCTCACAGACCGCCATCGGTTCGTCGGC TAGCTTTGGTCGACCCACAACGGTGGAGGAGCATCACACTGCAATAGGCTGCAATCACAAAGATTTACACTTAATTCTTAaagaattgcaatttataacGGCGCGCATGCGCAAAGCTGACGACGAAGCGGAATTGATAAGCGATTGGAAATTCGCTGCAATGGTTGTGGATag attttgtttaattgtttttacgCTCTTTACGATTATTGCAACGGTAACTGTGCTGCTCTCAGCTCCGCACATAATCGTGCAATAA
- the LOC117564246 gene encoding neuronal acetylcholine receptor subunit alpha-7 isoform X13, protein MDSSSSCTLFVVLIFLVIIKESCQGPHEKRLLNHLLSTYNTLERPVANESEPLEVKFGLTLQQIIDVDEKNQLLITNLWLSLEWNDYNLRWNETEYGGVKDLRITPNKLWKPDVLMYNSADEGFDGTYHTNIVVKHNGSCLYVPPGIFKSTCKIDITWFPFDDQHCEMKFGSWTYDGNQLDLVLNSEDGGDLSDFITNGEWYLLAMPGKKNTIVYQCCPEPYVDITFTIQIRRRTLYYFFNLIVPCVLISSMALLGFTLPPDSGEKLTLGKYCLVQ, encoded by the exons AAAGCTGTCAGGGACCACACGAGAAGCGCTTACTGAATCACCTGCTCTCCACATACAACACACTGGAGCGACCCGTTGCGAACGAATCGGAGCCACTGGAGGTTAAATTTGGACTGACACTGCAGCAAATCATCGATGTG GACGAGAAAAATCAACTACTTATAACGAATCTTTGGCTTTCGTTG GAATGGAACGACTACAATCTGCGCTGGAATGAAACAGAATATGGCGGCGTCAAGGATCTCCGCATCACGCCCAACAAACTGTGGAAGCCCGATGTGCTCATGTACAATAG CGCGGATGAGGGATTCGATGGCACGTATCACACCAACATTGTGGTCAAACATAACGGCAGTTGTCTGTACGTGCCCCCTGGTATCTTCAAGAGCACATGCAAGATAGACATCACGTGGTTCCCATTTGATGACCAACATTGCGAAATGAAATTCGGTAGTTGGACTTACGATGGAAATCAG TTGGATTTGGTTTTGAATTCCGAAGATGGAGGGGATCTTTCCGATTTCATAACAAATGGCGAGTGGTACTTGCTTG CCATGCCCGGAAAGAAGAATACCATAGTCTACCAGTGCTGCCCAGAACCATATGTCGATATCACCTTTACTATACAAATTCGCCGACgtactttatattattttttcaatttaattgtgcCATGCGTGCTAATCTCATCGATGGCCCTCCTGGGCTTCACATTGCCACCCGACTCGGGCGAAAAATTAACGCTGGGTAAGTATTGCTTAGTACAGTAG
- the LOC117564246 gene encoding acetylcholine receptor subunit alpha-type acr-16 isoform X10, producing MDSSSSCTLFVVLIFLVIIKESCQGPHEKRLLNHLLSTYNTLERPVANESEPLEVKFGLTLQQIIDVLDLVLNSEDGGDLSDFITNGEWYLLAMPGKKNTIVYQCCPEPYVDITFTIQIRRRTLYYFFNLIVPCVLISSMALLGFTLPPDSGEKLTLGVTILLSLTVFLNLVAESMPTTSDAVPLIGVTILLSLTVFLNLVAETLPQVSDAIPLLGTYFNCIMFMVASSVVLTVVVLNYHHRTADIHEMPPWIKSVFLQWLPWILRMGRPGRKITRKSILLSNRMKELELKERSSKSLLANVLDIDDDFRHTISGSQTAIGSSASFGRPTTVEEHHTAIGCNHKDLHLILKELQFITARMRKADDEAELISDWKFAAMVVDRFCLIVFTLFTIIATVTVLLSAPHIIVQ from the exons AAAGCTGTCAGGGACCACACGAGAAGCGCTTACTGAATCACCTGCTCTCCACATACAACACACTGGAGCGACCCGTTGCGAACGAATCGGAGCCACTGGAGGTTAAATTTGGACTGACACTGCAGCAAATCATCGATGTG TTGGATTTGGTTTTGAATTCCGAAGATGGAGGGGATCTTTCCGATTTCATAACAAATGGCGAGTGGTACTTGCTTG CCATGCCCGGAAAGAAGAATACCATAGTCTACCAGTGCTGCCCAGAACCATATGTCGATATCACCTTTACTATACAAATTCGCCGACgtactttatattattttttcaatttaattgtgcCATGCGTGCTAATCTCATCGATGGCCCTCCTGGGCTTCACATTGCCACCCGACTCGGGCGAAAAATTAACGCTGG GCGTAACTATACTACTCTCATTAACAGTATTTCTAAACCTTGTTGCCGAGTCTATGCCGACAACGTCGGATGCTGTTCCTCTTATag GAGTTACAATTCTTCTATCGCTCACAGTGTTTCTCAACCTTGTAGCTGAGACATTGCCCCAAGTATCTGATGCAATCCCCTTGTTAG GTACATATTTCAACTGCATCATGTTCATGGTTGCATCGTCTGTGGTGCTAACGGTTGTGGTGCTCAACTATCATCATCGCACAGCGGATATTCACGAGATGCCACCGTGG ATCAAATCCGTTTTCCTACAATGGCTGCCCTGGATACTGCGCATGGGTCGGCCTGGTCGCAAGATCACGCgcaaatcaatattattaagcAATCGCATGAAAGAGCTGGAATTGAAGGAACGTTCTTCCAAATCCTTACTAGCCAATGTGCTCGATATCGATGATGATTTTCGTCATACAATATCAGGCTCACAGACCGCCATCGGTTCGTCGGC TAGCTTTGGTCGACCCACAACGGTGGAGGAGCATCACACTGCAATAGGCTGCAATCACAAAGATTTACACTTAATTCTTAaagaattgcaatttataacGGCGCGCATGCGCAAAGCTGACGACGAAGCGGAATTGATAAGCGATTGGAAATTCGCTGCAATGGTTGTGGATag attttgtttaattgtttttacgCTCTTTACGATTATTGCAACGGTAACTGTGCTGCTCTCAGCTCCGCACATAATCGTGCAATAA
- the LOC117564246 gene encoding acetylcholine receptor subunit alpha-type acr-16 isoform X8, with the protein MDSSSSCTLFVVLIFLVIIKESCQGPHEKRLLNHLLSTYNTLERPVANESEPLEVKFGLTLQQIIDVEWNDYNLRWNETEYGGVKDLRITPNKLWKPDVLMYNSADEGFDGTYHTNIVVKHNGSCLYVPPGIFKSTCKIDITWFPFDDQHCEMKFGSWTYDGNQLDLVLNSEDGGDLSDFITNGEWYLLAMPGKKNTIVYQCCPEPYVDITFTIQIRRRTLYYFFNLIVPCVLISSMALLGFTLPPDSGEKLTLGVTILLSLTVFLNLVAETLPQVSDAIPLLGTYFNCIMFMVASSVVLTVVVLNYHHRTADIHEMPPWIKSVFLQWLPWILRMGRPGRKITRKSILLSNRMKELELKERSSKSLLANVLDIDDDFRHTISGSQTAIGSSASFGRPTTVEEHHTAIGCNHKDLHLILKELQFITARMRKADDEAELISDWKFAAMVVDRFCLIVFTLFTIIATVTVLLSAPHIIVQ; encoded by the exons AAAGCTGTCAGGGACCACACGAGAAGCGCTTACTGAATCACCTGCTCTCCACATACAACACACTGGAGCGACCCGTTGCGAACGAATCGGAGCCACTGGAGGTTAAATTTGGACTGACACTGCAGCAAATCATCGATGTG GAATGGAACGACTACAATCTGCGCTGGAATGAAACAGAATATGGCGGCGTCAAGGATCTCCGCATCACGCCCAACAAACTGTGGAAGCCCGATGTGCTCATGTACAATAG CGCGGATGAGGGATTCGATGGCACGTATCACACCAACATTGTGGTCAAACATAACGGCAGTTGTCTGTACGTGCCCCCTGGTATCTTCAAGAGCACATGCAAGATAGACATCACGTGGTTCCCATTTGATGACCAACATTGCGAAATGAAATTCGGTAGTTGGACTTACGATGGAAATCAG TTGGATTTGGTTTTGAATTCCGAAGATGGAGGGGATCTTTCCGATTTCATAACAAATGGCGAGTGGTACTTGCTTG CCATGCCCGGAAAGAAGAATACCATAGTCTACCAGTGCTGCCCAGAACCATATGTCGATATCACCTTTACTATACAAATTCGCCGACgtactttatattattttttcaatttaattgtgcCATGCGTGCTAATCTCATCGATGGCCCTCCTGGGCTTCACATTGCCACCCGACTCGGGCGAAAAATTAACGCTGG GAGTTACAATTCTTCTATCGCTCACAGTGTTTCTCAACCTTGTAGCTGAGACATTGCCCCAAGTATCTGATGCAATCCCCTTGTTAG GTACATATTTCAACTGCATCATGTTCATGGTTGCATCGTCTGTGGTGCTAACGGTTGTGGTGCTCAACTATCATCATCGCACAGCGGATATTCACGAGATGCCACCGTGG ATCAAATCCGTTTTCCTACAATGGCTGCCCTGGATACTGCGCATGGGTCGGCCTGGTCGCAAGATCACGCgcaaatcaatattattaagcAATCGCATGAAAGAGCTGGAATTGAAGGAACGTTCTTCCAAATCCTTACTAGCCAATGTGCTCGATATCGATGATGATTTTCGTCATACAATATCAGGCTCACAGACCGCCATCGGTTCGTCGGC TAGCTTTGGTCGACCCACAACGGTGGAGGAGCATCACACTGCAATAGGCTGCAATCACAAAGATTTACACTTAATTCTTAaagaattgcaatttataacGGCGCGCATGCGCAAAGCTGACGACGAAGCGGAATTGATAAGCGATTGGAAATTCGCTGCAATGGTTGTGGATag attttgtttaattgtttttacgCTCTTTACGATTATTGCAACGGTAACTGTGCTGCTCTCAGCTCCGCACATAATCGTGCAATAA
- the LOC117564246 gene encoding acetylcholine receptor subunit alpha-type acr-16 isoform X3 gives MDSSSSCTLFVVLIFLVIIKESCQGPHEKRLLNHLLSTYNTLERPVANESEPLEVKFGLTLQQIIDVEWNDYNLRWNETEYGGVKDLRITPNKLWKPDVLMYNSADEGFDGTYHTNIVVKHNGSCLYVPPGIFKSTCKIDITWFPFDDQHCEMKFGSWTYDGNQLDLVLNSEDGGDLSDFITNGEWYLLAMPGKKNTIVYQCCPEPYVDITFTIQIRRRTLYYFFNLIVPCVLISSMALLGFTLPPDSGEKLTLGVTILLSLTVFLNLVAESMPTTSDAVPLIGVTILLSLTVFLNLVAETLPQVSDAIPLLGTYFNCIMFMVASSVVLTVVVLNYHHRTADIHEMPPWIKSVFLQWLPWILRMGRPGRKITRKSILLSNRMKELELKERSSKSLLANVLDIDDDFRHTISGSQTAIGSSASFGRPTTVEEHHTAIGCNHKDLHLILKELQFITARMRKADDEAELISDWKFAAMVVDRFCLIVFTLFTIIATVTVLLSAPHIIVQ, from the exons AAAGCTGTCAGGGACCACACGAGAAGCGCTTACTGAATCACCTGCTCTCCACATACAACACACTGGAGCGACCCGTTGCGAACGAATCGGAGCCACTGGAGGTTAAATTTGGACTGACACTGCAGCAAATCATCGATGTG GAATGGAACGACTACAATCTGCGCTGGAATGAAACAGAATATGGCGGCGTCAAGGATCTCCGCATCACGCCCAACAAACTGTGGAAGCCCGATGTGCTCATGTACAATAG CGCGGATGAGGGATTCGATGGCACGTATCACACCAACATTGTGGTCAAACATAACGGCAGTTGTCTGTACGTGCCCCCTGGTATCTTCAAGAGCACATGCAAGATAGACATCACGTGGTTCCCATTTGATGACCAACATTGCGAAATGAAATTCGGTAGTTGGACTTACGATGGAAATCAG TTGGATTTGGTTTTGAATTCCGAAGATGGAGGGGATCTTTCCGATTTCATAACAAATGGCGAGTGGTACTTGCTTG CCATGCCCGGAAAGAAGAATACCATAGTCTACCAGTGCTGCCCAGAACCATATGTCGATATCACCTTTACTATACAAATTCGCCGACgtactttatattattttttcaatttaattgtgcCATGCGTGCTAATCTCATCGATGGCCCTCCTGGGCTTCACATTGCCACCCGACTCGGGCGAAAAATTAACGCTGG GCGTAACTATACTACTCTCATTAACAGTATTTCTAAACCTTGTTGCCGAGTCTATGCCGACAACGTCGGATGCTGTTCCTCTTATag GAGTTACAATTCTTCTATCGCTCACAGTGTTTCTCAACCTTGTAGCTGAGACATTGCCCCAAGTATCTGATGCAATCCCCTTGTTAG GTACATATTTCAACTGCATCATGTTCATGGTTGCATCGTCTGTGGTGCTAACGGTTGTGGTGCTCAACTATCATCATCGCACAGCGGATATTCACGAGATGCCACCGTGG ATCAAATCCGTTTTCCTACAATGGCTGCCCTGGATACTGCGCATGGGTCGGCCTGGTCGCAAGATCACGCgcaaatcaatattattaagcAATCGCATGAAAGAGCTGGAATTGAAGGAACGTTCTTCCAAATCCTTACTAGCCAATGTGCTCGATATCGATGATGATTTTCGTCATACAATATCAGGCTCACAGACCGCCATCGGTTCGTCGGC TAGCTTTGGTCGACCCACAACGGTGGAGGAGCATCACACTGCAATAGGCTGCAATCACAAAGATTTACACTTAATTCTTAaagaattgcaatttataacGGCGCGCATGCGCAAAGCTGACGACGAAGCGGAATTGATAAGCGATTGGAAATTCGCTGCAATGGTTGTGGATag attttgtttaattgtttttacgCTCTTTACGATTATTGCAACGGTAACTGTGCTGCTCTCAGCTCCGCACATAATCGTGCAATAA
- the LOC117564246 gene encoding acetylcholine receptor subunit alpha-type acr-16 isoform X6, which produces MDSSSSCTLFVVLIFLVIIKESCQGPHEKRLLNHLLSTYNTLERPVANESEPLEVKFGLTLQQIIDVDEKNQILTTNAWLNLEWNDYNLRWNETEYGGVKDLRITPNKLWKPDVLMYNSADEGFDGTYHTNIVVKHNGSCLYVPPGIFKSTCKIDITWFPFDDQHCEMKFGSWTYDGNQLDLVLNSEDGGDLSDFITNGEWYLLAMPGKKNTIVYQCCPEPYVDITFTIQIRRRTLYYFFNLIVPCVLISSMALLGFTLPPDSGEKLTLGVTILLSLTVFLNLVAETLPQVSDAIPLLGTYFNCIMFMVASSVVLTVVVLNYHHRTADIHEMPPWIKSVFLQWLPWILRMGRPGRKITRKSILLSNRMKELELKERSSKSLLANVLDIDDDFRHTISGSQTAIGSSASFGRPTTVEEHHTAIGCNHKDLHLILKELQFITARMRKADDEAELISDWKFAAMVVDRFCLIVFTLFTIIATVTVLLSAPHIIVQ; this is translated from the exons AAAGCTGTCAGGGACCACACGAGAAGCGCTTACTGAATCACCTGCTCTCCACATACAACACACTGGAGCGACCCGTTGCGAACGAATCGGAGCCACTGGAGGTTAAATTTGGACTGACACTGCAGCAAATCATCGATGTG GACGAAAAGAATCAGATTCTGACCACAAATGCGTGGTTAAATTTG GAATGGAACGACTACAATCTGCGCTGGAATGAAACAGAATATGGCGGCGTCAAGGATCTCCGCATCACGCCCAACAAACTGTGGAAGCCCGATGTGCTCATGTACAATAG CGCGGATGAGGGATTCGATGGCACGTATCACACCAACATTGTGGTCAAACATAACGGCAGTTGTCTGTACGTGCCCCCTGGTATCTTCAAGAGCACATGCAAGATAGACATCACGTGGTTCCCATTTGATGACCAACATTGCGAAATGAAATTCGGTAGTTGGACTTACGATGGAAATCAG TTGGATTTGGTTTTGAATTCCGAAGATGGAGGGGATCTTTCCGATTTCATAACAAATGGCGAGTGGTACTTGCTTG CCATGCCCGGAAAGAAGAATACCATAGTCTACCAGTGCTGCCCAGAACCATATGTCGATATCACCTTTACTATACAAATTCGCCGACgtactttatattattttttcaatttaattgtgcCATGCGTGCTAATCTCATCGATGGCCCTCCTGGGCTTCACATTGCCACCCGACTCGGGCGAAAAATTAACGCTGG GAGTTACAATTCTTCTATCGCTCACAGTGTTTCTCAACCTTGTAGCTGAGACATTGCCCCAAGTATCTGATGCAATCCCCTTGTTAG GTACATATTTCAACTGCATCATGTTCATGGTTGCATCGTCTGTGGTGCTAACGGTTGTGGTGCTCAACTATCATCATCGCACAGCGGATATTCACGAGATGCCACCGTGG ATCAAATCCGTTTTCCTACAATGGCTGCCCTGGATACTGCGCATGGGTCGGCCTGGTCGCAAGATCACGCgcaaatcaatattattaagcAATCGCATGAAAGAGCTGGAATTGAAGGAACGTTCTTCCAAATCCTTACTAGCCAATGTGCTCGATATCGATGATGATTTTCGTCATACAATATCAGGCTCACAGACCGCCATCGGTTCGTCGGC TAGCTTTGGTCGACCCACAACGGTGGAGGAGCATCACACTGCAATAGGCTGCAATCACAAAGATTTACACTTAATTCTTAaagaattgcaatttataacGGCGCGCATGCGCAAAGCTGACGACGAAGCGGAATTGATAAGCGATTGGAAATTCGCTGCAATGGTTGTGGATag attttgtttaattgtttttacgCTCTTTACGATTATTGCAACGGTAACTGTGCTGCTCTCAGCTCCGCACATAATCGTGCAATAA